The proteins below come from a single Aegilops tauschii subsp. strangulata cultivar AL8/78 chromosome 6, Aet v6.0, whole genome shotgun sequence genomic window:
- the LOC109783837 gene encoding tyrosine-sulfated glycopeptide receptor 1-like — protein sequence MASFSLALVLLVYLVSPTSSCTEQEKSSLLQLLAGLSRDGGLTASWRHDTDCCTWEGITCNQDRKVTDVLLASRGLEGPISPLLGNLTGLLRLNLSRNSLSGGLPLELVSSSSILVLDVSFNRLTGGLGELTSSIPARPLQVLNISSNLFTGRFPSTTWEAMKSLVVLNASSNRFTGQMPTTPCVSTPSFAVLELSFNQLSGNIPPGLSNCSALKLLGAGYNNLSGTLPDELFKGTSLEHLSLPNNRLEGALDGISKLTNLVTLDLGGNELSGNIPESIGDLKRLEELHLEHNNMSGELPAALSNCTNLVTIDLKANQFSGELTKVNFVSLSNLKKLDLLSNNFTGTVPESIYSCSKLTALRLSYNPFHGQLSEEIGNLKSLLFLSLANISLTNITRTLQILSSSRSLTTLYLGFNFLHETMPEDVSTDGFKNLQVLYINHCSLSGKIPDWLSKLPNLGMLFLQGNKLTGPIPEWISSLNFLFSLDISNNSLTGEIPSALIEMPMLESDNTAPKVFFELPVWNKNQFLQYLKPSAFPKELNLAMNNFTGMIPAAIGRLQGLFSLNLSSNRLSGEIPEQICNLTNLQMLDLSGNHLTGKIPAALSNLHFLSRFNISNNDLEGTIPNVGQFSTFPDSSFGGNQKLCGPMVANHCGSAEASSVSIDHIKQIGSEAIIFMTAFGVFFVVGVLYDQKVLSRHFG from the coding sequence ATGGCTTCGTTTAGCTTGGCTCTGGTGCTGCTGGTCTATTTGGTCTCTCCCACCAGCTCCTGCACCGAGCAGGAGAAGAGCTCCCTTCTCCAGCTCCTTGCCGGGCTCTCGCGGGACGGCGGCCTCACGGCATCGTGGCGGCACGACACCGACTGCTGCACATGGGAAGGGATCACCTGCAACCAAGATAGGAAGGTCACTGATGTTTTGCTGGCTTCTCGAGGCCTTGAGGGGCCCATCTCGCCGTTGCTTGGCAACCTCACCGGGCTTTTGCGCCTCAACCTGTCCCGGAACTCGCTATCTGGTGGCTTGCCACTGGAATTAGTGTCATCCAGCAGCATCCTTGTTCTTGACGTCAGCTTCAACCGCCTGACAGGAGGCCTGGGTGAGCTGACATCTTCAATCCCTGCGCGGCCTCTGCAGGTACTGAACATCTCAAGCAACTTGTTTACAGGCAGGTTTCCATCCACAACATGGGAGGCGATGAAGAGCCTGGTCGTTCTTAATGCCAGCAGCAACAGATTTACTGGTCAGATGCCAACTACGCCATGTGTTAGCACGCCATCTTTTGCTGTGCTTGAGCTCAGTTTCAACCAACTCAGTGGAAACATCCCTCCAGGGCTCAGTAATTGCTCGGCGCTGAAATTGCTTGGTGCTGGCTACAACAACCTCAGTGGTACACTTCCAGATGAACTCTTCAAGGGAACCTCGTTAGAGCACCTCTCGTTGCCTAACAATAGGTTAGAAGGAGCTCTTGATGGCATCAGCAAGCTCACAAATCTGGTCACCCTTGATCTTGGGGGGAATGAGCTCAGCGGCAATATTCCAGAGTCTATAGGTGATCTGAAGAGATTGGAGGAGCTGCATTTGGAACACAACAACATGTCAGGGGAGCTGCCAGCAGCTCTAAGCAACTGCACAAATCTTGTAACAATTGACCTCAAGGCAAACCAATTTAGTGGAGAACTTACCAAGGTCAACTTCGTAAGTTTGTCCAATCTAAAAAAACTAGATCTTCTTTCCAATAACTTCACCGGCACAGTTCCAGAAAGCATATACTCCTGCAGCAAGCTGACTGCACTACGGCTATCTTACAATCCTTTCCATGGTCAATTGTCAGAAGAAATAGGCAACCTGAAGTCCCTGTTATTCCTATCACTTGCTAATATCTCTCTTACAAATATCACAAGAACACTTCAGATCCTTAGCAGTTCCAGGAGCCTCACCACCCTTTATCTTGGGTTCAACTTCCTGCATGAGACCATGCCAGAGGATGTCAGCACAGATGGTTTCAAGAATCTCCAGGTTCTTTATATAAATCATTGTTCATTGTCTGGAAAAATACCTGATTGGTTATCGAAGCTACCGAATTTGGGGATGCTATTTTTGCAAGGCAATAAACTAACTGGACCCATACCTGAATGGATCAGCAGCCTAAATTTTCTGTTCTCTCTAGATATATCAAACAACAGCCTTACAGGGGAAATTCCAAGTGCCTTAATTGAGATGCCAATGCTAGAATCAGATAATACTGCACCAAAGGTATTCTTTGAGCTGCCTGTTTGGAACAAGAACCAATTTCTGCAATACCTCAAGCCCAGTGCTTTTCCTAAAGAGCTTAATCTAGCCATGAATAATTTCACTGGTATGATTCCGGCGGCGATCGGTAGGTTACAAGGACTATTTTCACTTAACTTGAGCTCCAACAGATTATCTGGAGAGATACCAGAACAGATCTGCAATCTCACAAACCTGCAGATGCTCGACTTGTCTGGTAATCATCTCACTGGTAAGATTCCAGCTGCATTGAGCAATCTGCATTTCCTTTCCAGATTCAACATTTCTAATAATGACCTGGAAGGCACTATTCCAAACGTGGGCCAGTTTAGCACGTTTCCGGATTCTAGCTTTGGTGGAAACCAAAAACTGTGTGGCCCTATGGTTGCAAACCATTGTGGTTCGGCAGAAGCAAGTTCAGTTTCCATTGACCACATAAAACAGATTGGTAGTGAGGCCATCATCTTTATGACCGCCTTCGGTGTTTTCTTTGTAGTAGGAGTCCTATATGATCAGAAAGTCTTATCTAGACATTTTGGCTAA